In Candidatus Moanabacter tarae, the genomic stretch TCTATTGTCTAGGATTAAACGTTTTCGAGAATAGAATTATTTTTTGTGTGCGGCTTCTTTACTATAATTCTTTCGTTTATTTTCCGCACTCGGACAATGAGCGGCCAAAGCTCATTAGTTTCAGAAAATTATAACTTCCAGCTTCGTAAAGACAGAGGCCTGTTCCGTCCCGAAGCACTGCCAGGTCAGAATAAGCAGCAAAGTCCGGCTCAAGGACCCTGGCGGCTGACCAATTTTGGCATTCGTCGGTACTTGTCCGCAAAACAAGGGAGGCTCGGCAATCGGTTTTGGATGGATGGGCGAGCAGAACGCATGTAGGGTCCAACCTTACGATGCTTCCTTGGCACGAAGGTTCGGGAAGAAAAGGATCGTATTCAACTTTTGTCCAGGTCGATCCTCTGTCGCTGCTCCGAGCAAAGGCGCGACATTTCCGTCCCTGTCGGCTTCGCATATTCATGTAAACGGAACCATCCAACATTTCGACTACCTCGCACTCATCCGATGCGTTGGTTGTTAACTTTTCGCTCGTCTGCCAGGTTTTCCCATGATCGTCGCTGAAGAAGACTACTGATGATTGAACTTTGCCCCATTTTGCCGGACGCCAGGTTGCTGGTCCGGGACTTTCGTCGCACCAGGAAGGGATTAATAGCCTACCGCATTTAAGCTGAATTCCGTGGCCGGGGCCCGTCCCTATGTAAGTCCACGATGGGTCTTTAACGCTATAAGTGATTTCCTGGGGCAGCAACCAGGTTTCGCCCTCGTCTTCGCTGCGAGTAATGAAAACCTGTTGATTGTCTTTACAGAAGGTCAAGAGAATTGTCCCAGTATCTCGATCGACTACCGGGCAAGGGTTGCCACAAGACCGGGTGCCATCAGAAATTATTACCTGTTGTGGTCCCCAGGTTTTGCCATTGTTGGCACTTTTTCTCAGGACGATATCTATTTCGTCATCATCGTGGCCGTTGTGCCTACGGGCCTCGCAG encodes the following:
- the nedA_2 gene encoding Sialidase; amino-acid sequence: MESQVLFSSGEAGYFLYRIPALTVSTEGVVLAFCEARRHNGHDDDEIDIVLRKSANNGKTWGPQQVIISDGTRSCGNPCPVVDRDTGTILLTFCKDNQQVFITRSEDEGETWLLPQEITYSVKDPSWTYIGTGPGHGIQLKCGRLLIPSWCDESPGPATWRPAKWGKVQSSVVFFSDDHGKTWQTSEKLTTNASDECEVVEMLDGSVYMNMRSRQGRKCRAFARSSDRGSTWTKVEYDPFLPEPSCQGSIVRLDPTCVLLAHPSKTDCRASLVLRTSTDECQNWSAARVLEPDFAAYSDLAVLRDGTGLCLYEAGSYNFLKLMSFGRSLSECGK